The genomic segment CTATGTTATTTGTTTAAGTTGGGTTTTATTGAGATACAATAATATACTGCTTCTGGAATTCAATTGTTTTGATTTTTCAACCATAAACACATCTTCCTCCAAATAAGTTGCAATTATAGAATATTTTTTTCTGAAAGGAATATGGTTGGGTGATTTTTAGACTTGGGTGTTGGAAAGTGATAATGGATTGATTAATATTTATAGTTCTATGGAAATTCTTACTTTACCACCATGACCTTTCTCTACAAATTCCAATAATGTACTTAAAGAGATGTTGCTATCATCATTCTCTACACGAGAGATATAAGTTCTCTTCTTTTCAATTATTTTTGTAAGATCTTCCTGCTATATACCACAACGTTTCTGCGGTAAAATTGTCTGTTAAAATAAAAAACAAAAAAACATTATTTCTTGGTATGTTCCTTCATTGCCTGATTAAGCTGTGCAGATTTAATACTCAAATAGTACATTAGTGCATTATTAATTAGCTCATCTTGATCGATTTTTAAATAGTCTGATAAAATTTTAATTCGTTTTAAAACTCTTGGATCTATCTGAAAGCTACCATTTGTTGAATTTTCAACCTTACCACTTTGGGTATTAACTTTTGTAATTTCTAAGGGTTTTTCAGGTTCAGCTTCCTTTATAAAATGAGTATTAGAAAGAAGTGCTTTCTGAATATCGTCAATTGTAAGTTTATTTCTTGCCATATTTATTAATCAATTCGTTTGCAAAATCCATGTAATCCTCAGCTCCCCTGCTCTTAGGGGCATACTCAAATATAGACTGCTTAAAGGCACCCGATTCCATTAAAGAAATATCCTGACGGATATATGTGCTAAACAGTTTGTCTTTAAAATGTTCATTGATCGTTAAGTTTGTAATTACAGCCTGACTAAACTTTGTACGAGTAGCCAATTTTACAAAAAGAATACCTGCAAGCTGCAATGAAGGGTTCATGCGTTTTTGAATCTTTTCGGATACAGACATAATTCTATCAAGACCAATAAATGCAAAATTTTCAGCCTGCATTGGCACAATAAAATAATCGGCTGCTACCAGCGAGTTTATTGATAAAGTCCCTAAGCTTGGTGGACAATCAATTAGAATATAATCATATTCATCCAAAATTTTCTCGAGTTTCTCTTTGAGTATGTACTCTCTACCAGGCTCACTGCTTATTAAAAATTCTGCTTCGAGAAGTTTATCGGAAGCGGGGAGTAAAAATATCTCTTCATGTTGTTTTACTGATTGATTTACTGAGCATTTGCCGAGAAATAAATCACATATAGTGTTCTCTGCACCCCATAATCCTAATGCGGATGTTAGATTACATTGGCTATCCAGATCAATAAGTAAAACTCTTTTTTTCTTTTTGGCTAACGCAGTTCCTAAATTAAGGACAGTAGTAGTTTTTCCTGTACCGCCCTTATTATTGAGAATAGAAAAGATTTTTGCCATAGAATCTTCTAATACAATTTAAGGTAATATAATAAAAAATTAAACAAGAAATTAACTGAGCTAATTTAATGAAAACAAGAATACAAATTTAGCATTTGTTGAGAACACCCGGGATTCACATAGTAAAAACCAATCCACTAATTGCGATACAGCACATTAGTCAACATAAAGAACTTGAGAACGAGTATTTAAGGAATTTTGTAGGGCACGTATTTAGTCATTTTGGAGAACTTAATACATTTAGAAATTACACTGATCATACTTGATAATTTTACTATGCAAGTGGGGAATCATGGGCGATGAACTGATGGGGATTGTTTTTAGAATGTTGAATAACTACCGATTAAAGAACGAGCGCTATTGTTTGAACGGTTGCTTCTAAATTGTCGGTTGGGAGCAAAGAACCGATTCTTTATCCTCCGATAAAAAGCAAACTAAGTTACTAAAAACATTGATATCAGCATATCAGCTCGTCTGAAATTTAGCGTGTGTTAGCGGCTATTATTTAAATTTTTCTAAAGTATTTTCTAGTCTTTTTATCAAATCATCATAAGTGATAATGTCCATAACATTGGCATATTTTCTCTTTATAATTTCTAAATCAAATAATTGACGTTTATGTAAATTATTGTCACGACCTAAAATTACAATGCCCTTTGGATTAGTTATTTGAATCTTCAAATTATTCGGTAACTCCGATTCATATTTAGTTGATAATTCTCTTTCTCCTTTTACTCCCCATTTATTTAAATGAAATAAATATTTTTCAACTTGCATTATTGTCCCTGATAATTCTTTTAAAGGAGTATAGTTATCTCGATAAGTATTAGATGTAATAACGCAATTGTCAAAAGGCTTCTTAATCTCAATAACATCAACATTTCCATTCGAATCAACTAACATTAAGTCAATATATCGGTTAGTAGTTTGTTCAATTTTAGTGTAAAAGTCTTTAATCATTACGTTTGAAAAACATCGAATATATTTTGGATAAAGTATCAAAATGATTTCCAATATTTGTGTTTGCCAATCACTCTCTGAATAACTATCGCTATTTTTAAGCATTTCTTTAAGAGTCTCGAGAATGAAAGTATATTTATCTAATTCATAACTTTTAATTGATGGTATTGTGCTTGTATTCGCAATTTTATTTCTTTTCTCTAGATATTTTTCAAAAGCTTTACCTGAATCTTTCACACCGTTTAAATATTGTGAAATTACATTGGTTATTCTGGAATCGGCATAATAGTTTAACTCAGTGTTTGTCGGGAATGAATTTATTACACGTTTAAATTCTGGTTCAGGGATCGCATTTTCTAATTCTCCACCAATAACTATTTGTTGTTTTGCAAGTTTTTCAAATTTTGACAATATTGAAACATTCTTGTTTACTATAAAATATTTGGTTGTTATTGAACAATTGATGTGGAACAATACATCATTGTCTGTCATAAGAATTTCCTTATATATTTTATAATAATCTCCTTCAGCATTTCCAATGATAAATTGCTTATTGTCATTATCAGATAAATTCTCTTCAGTTTGTACCAAATTCTCTTTGGATAGGCTAAATGTCCTTTTTATCGATATTTCTTCATCTTTATCAAAATCTTCATCAATCCAATCTGTTCCGTTATCTGGAGAATATTCTAATAAAATCTTATCTCCTTCCTTGTAAATAATTAATGACATAATTCAATTGTTAATTTCATTATAATTGCCTAACTCGTTTATAACCCAACCTTCTTTTGGGTTTATATATCAAAGTTAAATCTATTTTTTACATTTTATTAGAGGAGGTTTTAATTTTCTTGTTCGCTATTTGGAGTTAAGCGTTCCGAACTCTCCAAGAGTTCGGAACTCAATAAAGACAAATAAAAAAGGCCTTTGATTGCCAAAGACCTTTTCATCTTTTCCTTAAATGTTGGGCTATTTAATTCATTTGAAGGAATTTAATTATTTATGCATTTCTTGCATCATTTCATGATCTCTTTCCATGCGTTCCATGCCGGGATGTCTCATATGACCCCCTTTACCTCTCATCTCACGATGTGAGTTAAAGAATACTTTTTGCTCATCGGTTAAAAGGGAAGCAACATCCAACCTGTGATTAACCTTCATTTTCACAATCTTTCCTTGTAAAGTAGTTATCTCGTCAATGGTTTTATTGATAGCATCCCTGTCAACTTTTTCCATCGATTCTAGAGTTTTGAGGTGTGCTCTCTTCTCGTCAAGTTCATTCCTTAAAGGGGTTACCTCTTTGAGGTGTTTTGTCCTTAAGGTTTCAATTTTTGTTTTCTGATCGGCAGTTAGATTAGGAATCCGATGATCAATTCTTGCCGAATCCCTAAATTCTCTTGGTCCTCGTTGGGCGTAAGAATTTAAAGAGAATGATGTAATTAATACTGAAACCAACAGTACTAATAAACTTTTTGTAACAACTGTCTTTTTCATGTGTTTAAATTTTAATGTTAATTATATGACTATCCGTAATCATTACTATTCAAAATCAAACTACCAGTCATTTCTGCGAAAGCAGGAATCTATCCCTTTGATTAGATTCCGGGTCTTCGCCCGGAATGACAATGGATTGTGTTTTGCCTATTGGTATAAGAACGGATATGCGTATAATGATTGCTCTTGTTTGCTAGTGCTAAGTGTTTTGCATTCACTTAGGCTTGAATTGCGAATTCGCTGTTTTTTAGTTACTTTAATAGATTAGAAAAACACACGAAAAATCAACCTAATTTACCCCTATCCCTAAAGGGTGTAGGTTGATTTTTCTGCTTTCTCCCTTTGGGGTAAGGGGTGAAAAAGCAGAAAAATTAATTATAAAGTTAATCTATCAAAGTACAATTAATTAAAAATATCTACTCAATTTACTCCCTGCGTCTGCCTTCCCTATTACGATTTCTTTCACGTTCATTACGCTCATGCCTTTCCATGCGTTGAACTAATTTTTTGAAATTCATTTGCTGAGAGGTATTGCATTTGCTTCTAATTTCAAGGAGATGATCAATCATAACGTGCTTTTGCTCCTCCTGAAGTTTTCCAAATTTTGTTGCCAAATCTTTCAATTTGTCAATATCAGGTTTTTCTGATGTTATTTCGTCCATGATATTTTTGGAAATAACCCTTGATTCGTGCATTAATCGATCCGATTCTTTGTGAAAATTATGTCTTAAAGAATCGAATTGAATAATCTGCTCAGGTGTGAGCTGGAGCTGCTTTGCCACATATCTTCCCATTTGATTATTCTCTCGGGGTCTTTCTCTATACTCTCGCTCGAATCGGAAGAAATGGTAGCCCATAGTTCCAACAATGGCAAGAATAATGGCAGATTGAACTATAATAACAGCTACTAAGAATTTTGTTTTGCTAAAAAAGTTCATGGCTTTATGGGTGATTCGTTTGTAATAGTAACCAACTTGTATGGGTTGTTCTCAACCTCGGGCATATACTCATCCGCAAGTTGTTGATCCCATGTTTGTATTGTTGATGATAATTCGGTATAGCTGTTTTTATTATACAGTGTACCGATTAAAATCCCCAGTGCAATTCCCGCCGCAGCAAGGCTTACAATGGTTAGATATCTCAAAGATGCTCCTGCATTTGAGTTGCTTACTCGCTTGTTATCTATTTTAGCAAGAATTTTTGCTGACAAAAAGGGATTGCATTTGAATTCTGATTTCTCCAATTCTATTAAGTTGTAGGCATTCGATAGTTTATCCAAGGCCTCTCTGCAACCCTTACACCCATTTAAATGGTTGTTTAGCTCATTAGCCAACTCCTGATGGAGTTTTCCATCGAGAAGTAAAATAATTTGCTTTTGATAATCCTTGCAGCTCATATTCTGGCTATTTATTAGTTTGACAATTATCTTTATAAAAACTTGTGTCTTGTGGCATTATTTTTTATAGTAATTCGAAAGTAATTCTTGTAAGTTGACTTTTGCTCGGAATAGTAGCGATTCAACTGATGATATCGATAAATCCATTACTTCAGCAATTTCCTTGTATGATAAATCCTGATATTTACTTAGGATAAAAGCAATCTTTTGGTTTTTTGGGAGTTTATTAATTGCTGTTTTAAGCGTTTTATGTAACTCTGTTGTGTTTATTTTTCTATCGGCTTCATCTGAAATGCCTTGATCGGCTATTTCCAAGTTTTGAGGTTTGTCAGAACTTTCGAATATCGAGGCAAAGCTGCTAAAAATGTTTTCCCTTTTCTTCTTCCTAATATGGTTTAACGATTTATTTACTGCAATCCTATAAATCCATGTTGATAGTTTCGATTCGTGTCTAAATTCAGGTAGTGATTCAAAAAGTTCAATAAAAACCTCTTGAGTTAAATCTTCGGCATCAGCGTAATTGTTTACAAAACCTCTACACGTATTCACAACCAATTTCTGGTATTTATCCACGAGCAATGCGAATGCATTATGATCGTTGTGTTGGGTGATTTGTAGTATTAACTCCTGATCGCTCATTCCTGTTTTTTAAACGACTACTTTTACTTTTGACACATCTTTTAACCAATACTTGCGAATGCGTAGTAAAAAAGTGTTAAACAAGTAAACTCCTGACTTCTGTCTTCGGACTTCCATCTTCGGTCTTCTATCAATATCTTGCTTTATCCCTGCGCTCGAGCCATTTAATAAACATATAGTTGAGCGCGCCAATTATGATCATTCCTAGAAGGAAAAAAGGGTAGGAGAGTCGCCAGTTTTCGGGGTTGGTCATCATTGACCATTCGGACATGCCACCAATGCCTGCAAGTAGTGTTAGTGGCATAAAGATGGTTGATATCAATGTGAGGCGGCGAACGGATAAGTTTGTTTGGTTTGCACTTTTAGTTAGCCTGTTGTTCATCATGGAGACGTTCATTTCCAAAAGGCTCGAAACAATTTCACGGTAGGTTTCTGTTAGTTCAAAGAATTTTGATAGATGGTCGTATATATCACGGAAGTGATATATTGCACTATCGGAGATAAATGGGCAATCTTTTCGGCAAATCTTTACAAGTATTTCCCTTTCGTGGAAAAGGCTTTTGCGCAGGGTTAATAGGTGACGGCGCAACCGAATGGTTTCCGATGGGACAAAGGTTGCAGGGTCGTTAATGAGGTTTTCTTCTGCAGCATCGAGTTCTTCTTCCAGCGATTCAATGGCAACAAACATTTTATCTACTACGTGATCGAGGATGATTTGTAGTAAGTGGGATGGGCCAAGTTTGGCTTGGTTTATCTCCCTTTCAACCAATTTTTCTATTCCGATTAACGGGTTTCTGCCGTTTGAGTTGTATCCGCTAACTGTTATTAGGTAGTTTTTACCAATAATAAAGTCCACCTCATCAACCCAAAGTTCCCTTTCGATGTAGGAGTAGGAGTTAAAGATGATGAAGGTGTTGTTTGGGTATTCCTCAATTTTTGGGACTAGGTTTTCGTCGGTGCAATCCTCAACGGTGAGGGGGTGCAAGTCAAGGGGTTCAATAAGTGTAGTTAGCTCTTCGCGGGTTGGTTTGTAATAGTCTAACCAGTAGAATTCACCGTTTTTGTGGTTTGTGAATACTTCGCTGGCTGTGTTTAGGGTAGTTATTTTTCCTTTTGTGTTTATTGAGTAGAATCGACTTTGGGACATATGGTTGAGTTTAAGATGTTCTGTGGTTAAATACGGTTGCAATATACAAAAGAATGGGGGAAATGAGGTTTGTTTATCTCTGAGGAGGTTGTTGTTGGTTGTGGGGGAAGAGTATCGCAAAATGCGATAGTGGTTGGATGGGTTGGTTTGAATAGACTCACCGCCTAACCCCCTCTCTATTTTGCAATAAATAGTGAGTATTTGAAAATTGATAGGTTTTACTAATTACGAACGGTAGGATAGAGAGGGGAGAAAGATGGTGATTTAGCTAGATTGTTGGTTGCTTGGTTTCCTTCCCTCTTAGGTTCGCCATATTTTCAGGACGCTTGCTGTTTAAACAATGATTTTTGGGAATGGATTAAGGCTGGGAAGGAGGGGAGAGTGAAAGGTGTTTTGTTTTTTAGGGTTTCGTTGTTGGTGGTTGTGGCTTGGGTGTATGGAGAGATTATCGCAAAATGCGATAGTGGTTGGTTGGGTGGGTTGAAAGGACTCACCCCCTAACCCCCTCTCTATCTTGCAATAAATAGTGAGTGTTTGAAAATTGATGGGTTTTACTGTTTACAAACGGTAGGATAGAGAGGGGGGAAAGATGGTGATTTAGCTAGATTGTTGGTTGTTTGGTTCTCTTCCCTCTCAGGCTCGCCATATCTTAAGGCCGCCCGCTGATAAAACAGTGATTTTGGGTGATGGATTAGGGTTGGTACGGAGGGAAGAGTGAAATGTGTTTTGTTTTTGTTTCTTAGGCTTTCGCTTTTGGTGATTGTGGATTTGGGATGCACGATAAGGCTATTGCAAAATGCGATTATTGAGATGCAATGGGGTTTTGTTTTGACGCGGTTGACGATTGTTGTTTCGCAATAGGGTTTTGTGTTGTTGCAATTCACGATTGATTATGTGCAAAGAGGTTTTGTTGTTATTCAAATTGGTTTTGTTGGTCTGCAAAGAGTTTTTGATGTTCTGCAAAGAGTTTTTGATGTTCTGCAAAGTGGTTTTGATTGTCTTCAAAGAGGTTTTGATAACGTGCAATGGTATTTTGATTGACTGCAAAGTGGTTTTGATGGTTTGCAAAGTGGTTTTGATGGTTTGCAAATAGGTTTTGATTGGCTGCAATTGGATTTTGCTCTATTGCATTGGGATTTTGCCTTGTTTCATGCAAATATTACTGCGGTGCTATGGTCTGAAAAGCTGCAGAGCAGCTAAATATTTGTAGTGTGTGATTAATGAAACGAAATCGGAGCTGCAGAGCAGCGAAATATTATTAATCGTTCTAAGATAGATACCATTCAAAATATTATCGGATAACGATGTTTGGTTCTAAAAACATTGTATGATTATCCGTTTTATTAATTGTTTTATTGATGTTTTTAACGGGCTGAAAGACCAATTTAATCTAACCTTTCAGGGCGAATATAAAAATATACGTAATACCCAAGGCTACACTTCGCATGCTATTGATTAAGATAATATGGACTTACAACCCGTTAGGGTATATAAAGGACAACTGTAAAATAATGTTAAAATTTATCTACGAATTGATTTTTGGTATACAATTTGAAATAAGGGTTCTCGCAATTATTAACTTTTTAAATTAAATCGAATGAACATTCTTCAAAAAGTAAAACTTACCATGTACATGGTTGTTAAGGATTTTTTGAGGCTTAATGCAACCATTGTGGAGAACCTACCGAATTACAAGACGAATGCCACCGTACTAGATGGCAATATCCTCAAGATTCAGGGGGCTGCCGAGCTACAGGCGTTTAAAAAAACGGGGATTGCTGATGAGAAAAATCAGCTGCGAGCCTCGTTGATTGCACAAGCGGAAGATTTTTCGCTTAAATTGGTTGCTTATGCTGCCAATGTAGGGAATATGATACTACTTAAGGAGGTAAAGTACACGAAAAGTGAGATGATCCGTGCTGCGGATGCCGATTTGAAAAACATGGCACAGTGCATCTATAACCGTGCTCATGAGAATATTGACGCATTAGCTGCTTATGGGATTGCCGAGAGGATGGTTACCATGTTCCTTAATACGATAAATTCGTTTAACGAGGCAATTCCAACGGTTCGTGAAGGGGCTATGAGTAAGAAGCTTTATACAACGCAGCTGGAGGATTTGTACAAAGAAATGGATGCTGCGCTAAGCAATATTGATAGGATTGTTGAGATAGTTCGGTTATCGCACCCCGATTTTTATAGAGGTTACCAGAATAGCCGATTGGTTATTAAGAGAAGTGGTGGTTCGGTTGCGCTAAAGGGTGTGGTTACGGATGCCTCAAGTCATGAACCTTTAAGGGGTGTAACGCTTATTATTGCCCCAGTTGATGGTAATGGTGCAGCTATTGTAAAGAAAACCGCTGATAAGGGTGGTTTTATGGTTAAATCGTTATCAGAGGGGGTTTATAATGTAACCGTATCGAAGAGTGGCTATAAGGATCAGGTGGTAACTGTAGCTATTACGAATGGGGAGCTGAGCGTTTTGAATGTTGAGATGAATAAGAATTAGAAAAGAAGAGGGTGTCTCGGATTTTGAGATGTCCTCAATGTTATTAGTATAGTGAACCCTGCGAAGGCAGGGTTTTCTATTTGAATATTATATGGCAAGGCTTTAAAAGAATTTCAATAGTTATATGACTTGTACGAATGGAGTTCAATGAAATAACGATTGTTTACTCAATTAATCTTTTCGCTAAAGTAGTGTATTAATTATTTTATCGGATTAAAAATCAAAATTTATTGTCACATATTTCATTATATAGATTTATTTCATTAAATTTGATACAATTAGTATGTTTTAATTGTAAATGTTAATTTAAAATAATTAATAATCTATTTAAGGTGCAACTAATATTAAAATAAAATTTATTATAGTATCAGTATTTTATATGTTTTTTGTAATAAAATATGTGCATTTGATTATTATTAGGTTATTAGTTAATATGAAAAATAGAACTTTATTTAAACAAAAAAAGGCTAAATATTTCTTTAGTAGGATATTAAAATATAGATTACCACTTATCCTTAAAAAATTCATATTACACTATAGTTTTATGAATAAATCACCTCCACTATTTTGTTGTTTGTTAGAGTTAATCATAATATAAACTTAAAATTTTATTATAATGAAACAAATCCTTATTTTTTTATTGATAATTATTTCAAATATAGTGAAATCACAGACACCAGATAACGATCCTCATTTTGTATTAGACACATACGATAACTTCAATTCCCTTAACTCGAGTTTATGGAATAGTGTACCAAATGGAACTTGGGGACTTGAAACTTTTAATGCAAATAATGTCACTGCAACAGGCGGTGTTCTAACCCTTAAATGCGAAAAGATAAATGGTAACTATATTTCAGGAGGAATTGAAACTGTAAATAAAAAAACTTTTTCTTACGGATATTATGAGATTTATAGTCAGATACCCAAGGGTATGGGTTATTGGGGTGGTTTCTGGTTTCATATGGGAAGTAGTACATGTGCAAGACATGAAATTGATGTTTTAGAACCAAATGGTTGTGATTGTTCAATTGGAACTCAATTTCATTGTGGTCTAGGAAATTATAATACATCTTGCTATGGAGGATTTTTAGCTGAAACTGTAACAGGGTTAAATGATTTGACATTGGATTATAACAAATATTCCTTACAATGGACACCAAGTCTAGTTAAAATTTCAGTAAATGATAATTTAGTAAAAGAGTTTTCAGACCCTAAAATTGTATCAGATAACCCTATGTATATGTTTTTGACTTTCCAAATTGATCCGAATTGTACACCAAATAGTTCAACAGTTTTTCCCGCTTTTTGGAAATATAAATCTTTTAAATATTATAAATTAAAAACAGATTGTTCTAATGGTATTGTATCTAGTAATTTTGATTTTATAAATCATGAATACAAAGTACAGAAGTATTATTCATTGAGTAGTTCAACCATTCCAAGTAATTCAAGTATTATTCTTCGAGCTACTGACTATATTGAGTTGGATGAAGATTTTATAGTACCTTATGGAAGCGAATTTACAGCAATCACCCATTGTTTAACATGTCCTCAATAATAATTCTAATAACTTATAAAAATGAAAAAAATAATAAACTTTACCTTGATTTTAGGTATACTTTTTTTTGCCAATACAAACTATACATATTCTCAACTAAAAGTCCTAAGTAATGGAAGTGTTGAAATTAACTCATACGCACTTGATTATGGACGAGCTGTCAGAACTACAGTACATAATCCAAATGCTTGTGCTTACCACTTAACATATAATGGAGTTGATAAATTTTATGTTTCAGCATCAGGTTTTTTATGGTGTTCTCAGGGAGGATATTTTGGCTCTGATTTAAAATTAAAGCAAAACATCAATAAGATAAATTCTCCTTTATCTCTAGTTATGAAATTGAATGGAATCCAATTTGATTATAAAGAGGATAAAGGTGTGAAAAAAGAAAAAGGTCAAAGACTTGGATTTATCGCTCAAGATATTGAAAAGATTTTACCGGGTATTGTAAAAACTATGCCAGATAGTACAAAAGGTATTGCTTATACTGACTTAACGGCTTTGCTTGTTGAAGCTATTAAAGAACAACAGAATCAAATTGACGAACTAAAAAAATTAATAAACATTTCTTATTCTCAAAAACAAATAATTGAAGAATCAAATGAATCTAATGATTTACCGAATCTTAAACAGAATTCACCTAACCCTTTTAATAAGATTACTAAAATAGGCTATTTTTTGCCTGAAACTATTAAAAAAGCATCGCTTTTTATATATGACATGAACGGTAAACAAATTAAAAATATGCCTATATATGAAAGAGGAAATGGATATATTACCATTAATGAATCTGACTTGCAACCTGGCATCTATATTTATTCATTAATTGTAGATGATAAAGAAGTAGATACAAAGAAAATGATTTTGACAAATTAACATTTATAAAAGCAAGCAATTTTAATTATTGCTTGCTTTTATTAGTTTTGTCATAAATACACATTTGAGTTTAACGCTTAATTTATAATTTATTTATTCAAAAATGATTAATAATAAGATTATTACAGTTGTACTTCCTGCATATAATGCATCAAAAACGTTGGAGATCACTTATTCTGAAATTCCATTTGATATTGTAGATAATGTTATACTCGTTGATGATTGTAGTAAAGATAATACACATGAAATTGCTGAAAGGTTAAATATTCAGCATGTTATAATACATGAGGAGAATAAAGGTTATGGTGGAAATCAAAAGACATGTTATAATAAGGCATTAGAATTAAATAGTGATATTGTTATTATGCTTCATCCTGATTACCAATACACACCTAGGTTAATTCATTCTATGGCGTTTTTAATAGCAAACGATTTGTACGATGTTGTTTTTGGATCACGTATTTTAGGTAAAGGAGCATTGAAAGGTGGAATGCCAATTTATAAATATATAGCAAATCGTATTCTTACATTTATTCAGAATCTGTTAATGAATCAAAAACTATCTGAATACCATACGGGTTATAGAGCGTTTTCACGCAAAGTTTTAGAATCTATAAATTATCAAAATAATTCTGATGATTTTATTTTTGATAATGAAATAATTGCTCAAATATTTTTTCAAGGCTATGATATTGCAGAAATTACATGTCCAACAAAATATTCTGAGGGCTCATCATCAATTAACTTATCTCGGAGTATTAAATATGGATTTGGTGTTCTTCGTGTATCTTTCTTGTATTTTTTTCAGAAAAAGAAGTTGTTTAAAATTAAACTATTTACATCCAAATGATTTTTCAGTAATTGGAAGTCAATTCTTAAACCTTTGATAAAAACATTTTTAAATATATTGAAATCATAATGTTTACAAAATATAAAAAATGAATAATTACAAATTCAAATGGTATAAAGAAAGCAACATTTTTTACTTTGTTTTTATTGTAAATCTTATTTTAATCTTTACTGTAAGGTTTTATCCATCAATTGATGGGCCTTCGCATTTATATAATGCGAATATTATAAGTCACTTAGTAAGTGGCAATAATACTCCTTTGAATGATTTTTATATTCTTAATAAAATTCCTACTCCAAATTGGTTAAGCCATTTTTTGTTGTCATTATTTATATTTGTTTTCCCTGCATGGTTGGCCGAGAAGTTATTGCTGATTATCTATTTAACAGGATTAGTTTTTTCATTTCGATTACTAATTAAAGAATTAAGCCCTGATAATGTTGGTTTGAGTATATTTATTTTTCCATTTGCATATTCGTTTTTATTTTATTTGGGTTTTTATAACTATTGTTTATCCTTTATACTCCTGTTTTTTTCACTTTACTATTGGTTAGGAACCAGAGATAAAAAAGGCTATAGAAAGCATATTGTTATGTTTTTACTGCTAACAATAACATATTTTTCTAATATCCTAACATATGCGTTTACAGGCTTTTGTTTAGGTTTATTTATTGTTGCATTTTCAATATCAAACTATTTAAAGAACCAAGATAAGTGGTTTGTAATTAAGTCAACTTTTAAAGAGTTACTATTTTTATTTATATCTGCTATACCAAGTTTGATATTATTTATAATTTTTTATAGTAATATAACTTTTTCCTCGTCAGATCACAAATATACAACAGATGACCTTTTCAATTGGATAGATGTTGTAAGACCTTTGATTATTTACGATGGGAGCGAAG from the Bacteroidales bacterium genome contains:
- a CDS encoding carboxypeptidase regulatory-like domain-containing protein, with translation MNILQKVKLTMYMVVKDFLRLNATIVENLPNYKTNATVLDGNILKIQGAAELQAFKKTGIADEKNQLRASLIAQAEDFSLKLVAYAANVGNMILLKEVKYTKSEMIRAADADLKNMAQCIYNRAHENIDALAAYGIAERMVTMFLNTINSFNEAIPTVREGAMSKKLYTTQLEDLYKEMDAALSNIDRIVEIVRLSHPDFYRGYQNSRLVIKRSGGSVALKGVVTDASSHEPLRGVTLIIAPVDGNGAAIVKKTADKGGFMVKSLSEGVYNVTVSKSGYKDQVVTVAITNGELSVLNVEMNKN
- a CDS encoding family 16 glycosylhydrolase; translation: MKQILIFLLIIISNIVKSQTPDNDPHFVLDTYDNFNSLNSSLWNSVPNGTWGLETFNANNVTATGGVLTLKCEKINGNYISGGIETVNKKTFSYGYYEIYSQIPKGMGYWGGFWFHMGSSTCARHEIDVLEPNGCDCSIGTQFHCGLGNYNTSCYGGFLAETVTGLNDLTLDYNKYSLQWTPSLVKISVNDNLVKEFSDPKIVSDNPMYMFLTFQIDPNCTPNSSTVFPAFWKYKSFKYYKLKTDCSNGIVSSNFDFINHEYKVQKYYSLSSSTIPSNSSIILRATDYIELDEDFIVPYGSEFTAITHCLTCPQ
- a CDS encoding T9SS type A sorting domain-containing protein — protein: MKKIINFTLILGILFFANTNYTYSQLKVLSNGSVEINSYALDYGRAVRTTVHNPNACAYHLTYNGVDKFYVSASGFLWCSQGGYFGSDLKLKQNINKINSPLSLVMKLNGIQFDYKEDKGVKKEKGQRLGFIAQDIEKILPGIVKTMPDSTKGIAYTDLTALLVEAIKEQQNQIDELKKLINISYSQKQIIEESNESNDLPNLKQNSPNPFNKITKIGYFLPETIKKASLFIYDMNGKQIKNMPIYERGNGYITINESDLQPGIYIYSLIVDDKEVDTKKMILTN
- a CDS encoding glycosyltransferase family 2 protein — encoded protein: MINNKIITVVLPAYNASKTLEITYSEIPFDIVDNVILVDDCSKDNTHEIAERLNIQHVIIHEENKGYGGNQKTCYNKALELNSDIVIMLHPDYQYTPRLIHSMAFLIANDLYDVVFGSRILGKGALKGGMPIYKYIANRILTFIQNLLMNQKLSEYHTGYRAFSRKVLESINYQNNSDDFIFDNEIIAQIFFQGYDIAEITCPTKYSEGSSSINLSRSIKYGFGVLRVSFLYFFQKKKLFKIKLFTSK